One window of the Zea mays cultivar B73 chromosome 3, Zm-B73-REFERENCE-NAM-5.0, whole genome shotgun sequence genome contains the following:
- the LOC100192546 gene encoding NAD(P)H-quinone oxidoreductase subunit N, chloroplastic, translating into MWSAATAAAARAVSVSPVPAPSLLSGRRGGSRGGRGSVSVRSTVWDFVGGDLVRPDLGKWLDDVEKHKALAIYPPHEGGYEGRYLNRLRYQGYYFLDLSARGLGDPETTLTKVHPVCPPSLGRQPVARWYFPPEVDYRLSLLHPDAKGLVVWIIEAKVLSKAELQFLAMLPDIRPKVRVIAECGNWRSFVWKPLKQIAGLEPDPDAEE; encoded by the exons ATGTGGtcggcagcaacggcggcggcggcgcgcgcggtgTCCGTGTCCCCAGTCCCGGCGCCTTCGCTCCTCAGCGGCCGGCGCGGCGGGTCGCGGGGCGGCCGGGGGTCGGTGTCGGTGCGCAGCACGGTGTGGGACTTCGTGGGCGGCGACCTGGTGCGGCCGGACCTGGGCAAGTGGCTGGACGACGTGGAGAAGCACAAGGCGCTGGCCATCTACCCGCCGCACGAGGGCGGCTACGAGGGCCGCTACCTGAACCGCCTCCGTTACCAGGGCTACTACTTCCTCGACCTCTCCGCGCGGGGGCTCGGCGACCCGGAGACCACGCTCACCAAGGTCCACCCCGTCTGCCCG CCTAGCCTCGGCAGGCAGCCGGTGGCGCGGTGGTACTTCCCGCCGGAGGTGGACTACAGGCTCAGCCTGCTGCACCCGGACGCCAAAGGCCTCGTCGTCTGGATCATCGAAGCCAAG GTTCTGTCCAAGGCTGAGCTGCAGTTCCTGGCCATGCTCCCGGACATCCGCCCCAAAGTCAGGGTGATCGCAGAATGCGGCAACTG GAGAAGCTTTGTTTGGAAGCCACTGAAGCAGATCGCAGGCCTCGAGCCGGACCCGGACGCGGAGGAATGA
- the LOC542019 gene encoding MADS16 yields the protein MGRGKIEIKRIENSTNRQVTFSKRRNGILKKAREISVLCDAEVGVVVFSSAGKLYDYCSPKTSLSKILEKYQTNSGKILWGEKHKSLSAEIDRIKKENDTMQIELRHLKGEDLNSLQPKDLIMIEEALDNGLTNLNEKLMEHWERRVTNTKMMEDENKLLAFKLHQQDIALSGSMRELELGYHPDRDLAAQMPITFRVQPSHPNLQENN from the exons ATGGGGCGCGGCAAGATCGAGATCAAGCGGATCGAGAACTCCACCAACCGCCAGGTGACCTTCTCCAAGCGCCGCAACGGGATCCTCAAGAAGGCGCGGGAGATCAGCGTGCTCTGCGACGCCGAGGTCGGCGTCGTCGTCTTCTCCAGCGCCGGCAAGCTTTACGACTACTGCTCCCCGAAGACATC GCTATCAAAAATCCTGGAGAAGTACCAGACCAACTCTGGAAAGATACTGTGGGGTGAGAAGCACAAG AGCCTTAGTGCAGAGATTGACCGTATAAAGAAAGAGAACGACACCATGCAGATCGAGCTCAG GCACCTGAAAGGTGAAGATCTAAACTCGCTGCAACCCAAAGACCTGATCATGATCGAGGAGGCACTTGATAATGGACTGACGAACCTGAATGAGAAACTG ATGGAGCACTGGGAAAGGCGTGTGACAAAC ACTAAGATGATGGAAGACGAGAACAAATTGCTGGCCTTCAAACTC CACCAGCAAGATATCGCGCTGAGCGGCAGCATGAGAGAGCTTGAGCTGGGTTACCATCCTGACCGGGACCTGGCGGCCCAGATGCCAATCACCTTCCGCGTGCAGCCCAGCCATCCCAACTTGCAGGAGAACAATTAG
- the LOC100274520 gene encoding amino acid permease 2 isoform X1 — translation MAENNVVATYYYPTAAPAAMEVCGAELGQGKPDKCFDDDGRPKRNGTMWTASAHIITAVIGSGVLSLGWAIAQLGWVAGPVVMLLFSLVTYYTSSLLADCYRSGDPSTGKRNYTYMDAVNANLSGIKVQICGFLQYANIVGVAIGYTIAASISMLAIRRANCFHQKGHGNPCKISSTPYMIIFGVAEIFFSQIPDFDQISWLSILAAVMSFTYSSIGLGLGVVQVIANRGVQGSLTGITIGVVTPMDKVWRSLQAFGDVAFAYSYSLILIEIQDTIRAPPPSESTVMKRATVVSVAVTTLFYMLCGCMGYAAFGDGAPGNLLTGFGFYEPFWLLDVANAAIVVHLVGAYQVYCQPLFAFVEKWAAQRWPDSAYITGEVEVPLPLPASRRRCCKVNLFRATWRTAFVVATTVVSMLLPFFNDVVGFLGALGFWPLTVYFPVEMYVVQKKVPRWSSRWVCLQMLSLGCLVISIAAAAGSIAGIASDLKVYRPFKSY, via the exons ATGGCGGAGAACAACGTCGTGGCCACGTACTACTACCCGACGGCAGCGCCGGCGGCCATGGAGGTCTGCGGCGCGGAGCTCGGCCAGGGCAAGCCCGACAAGTGCTTCGACGACGATGGCCGCCCCAAGCGCAATG GGACGATGTGGACGGCGAGCGCGCACATCATCACGGCGGTGATCGGCTCCGGGGTGCTCTCGCTGGGGTGGGCCATCGCGCAGCTCGGCTGGGTGGCCGGACCCGTCGTCATGCTGCTCTTCTCGCTCGTCACCTACTACACCTCGTCGCTGCTCGCAGACTGCTACCGCTCCGGCGACCCCAGCACCGGCAAGCGGAACTACACCTACATGGACGCCGTCAACGCGAACCTCA GTGGCATCAAGGTCCAGATCTGCGGGTTCCTGCAGTACGCCAACATCGTGGGCGTGGCCATCGGCTACACCATCGCTGCCTCCATTAGCATGCT CGCGATCAGGAGGGCCAACTGCTTCCACCAGAAGGGACACGGCAACCCCTGCAAGATCTCCAGCACGCCCTACATGATCATCTTCGGCGTGGCGGAGATCTTCTTCTCGCAGATCCCGGACTTCGACCAGATCTCCTGGCTCTCCATCCTCGCCGCCGTCATGTCCTTCACCTACTCCTCCATTGGGCTCGGCCTGGGCGTCGTCCAAGTCATCG CGAACAGAGGCGTGCAGGGCAGCCTGACCGGCATCACCATCGGCGTGGTGACCCCGATGGACAAGGTGTGGCGCAGCCTCCAGGCGTTCGGCGACGTCGCCTTCGCCTACTCCTACTCCCTCATCCTGATCGAGATCCAGGACACCATccgggcgccgccgccgtcggAGTCGACGGTGATGAAGCGCGCCACGGTGGTGAGCGTGGCGGTCACCACGCTCTTCTACATGCTGTGCGGCTGCATGGGGTACGCGGCGTTCGGCGACGGCGCGCCCGGGAACCTCCTCACGGGCTTCGGCTTCTACGAGCCCTTCTGGCTCCTGGACGTGGCCAACGCCGCCATCGTGGTCCACCTGGTCGGCGCCTACCAGGTCTACTGCCAGCCGCTGTTCGCCTTCGTGGAGAAGTGGGCCGCGCAGCGGTGGCCGGACTCGGCGTACATCACCGGGGAGGTCGAGGTCCCGCTCCCGCTCCCGGCGAGCCGGCGGCGGTGCTGCAAGGTGAACCTGTTCCGGGCGACGTGGCGGACGGCGTTCGTCGTGGCCACGACGGTCGTGTCCATGCTGCTGCCCTTCTTCAACGACGTGGTGGGCTTCCTGGGCGCGCTCGGCTTCTGGCCGCTCACCGTCTACTTCCCCGTCGAGATGTACGTGGTGCAGAAGAAGGTGCCGCGGTGGAGCTCCCGGTGGGTGTGCCTGCAGATGCTCAGCCTCGGCTGCCTCGTCATCTCCATCGCCGCCGCAGCCGGGTCCATCGCCGGCATCGCGTCCGACCTCAAAGTCTACCGCCCGTTCAAGTCCTACTGA